One Rhodoferax ferrireducens T118 DNA segment encodes these proteins:
- the ccoN gene encoding cytochrome-c oxidase, cbb3-type subunit I has protein sequence MAFSNTLATTYDDKVVRQFAVMTVVWGVVGMLVGVIIAAQLAWPELNLGISWLSYGRLRPLHTNAVIFAFGGCGLFAASYYVVQRTCQVRLFAGGLASFTFWAWQLVILSAAVSLPLGFTQGKEYAELEWPIDILITVVWVSYAIVFFGTVGTRKVRHIYVANWFFGAFILAVALLHLVNSAAIPAGYMKSYSAYAGVQDAMVQWWYGHNAVGFFLTAGFLGMMYYFIPKQAERPVYSYRLSIVHFWALIFTYMWAGPHHLHYTALPDWTQSVGMVFSLILLAPSWGGMINGIMTLSGAWHKLRDDPILRFLIVSLSFYGMSTFEGPMMSIKTVNALSHYTDWTVGHVHSGALGWVGLVTMGSMYYLIPRLFGQKQMYSVKAIEVHFWTATIGIVIYIAAMWIAGVMQGLMWRSINPDGTLTYTFVESVKATFPFYVLRLLGGLLYLGGMLVMLWNTFKTATNGRSVTVTIPAAVAHA, from the coding sequence ATGGCATTTTCAAATACGCTAGCAACTACCTACGACGATAAGGTTGTCAGGCAGTTTGCTGTCATGACGGTGGTCTGGGGCGTGGTCGGTATGCTGGTGGGCGTGATCATTGCCGCCCAGTTGGCTTGGCCGGAGCTGAATCTTGGTATTTCCTGGCTTAGCTACGGTCGTTTGCGCCCCTTGCACACCAATGCGGTGATTTTTGCCTTTGGCGGCTGTGGTTTGTTTGCCGCTTCTTACTATGTGGTTCAGCGAACCTGTCAGGTTCGTCTGTTTGCGGGTGGTCTGGCCTCTTTCACTTTTTGGGCCTGGCAACTGGTTATTCTCTCCGCTGCTGTTTCTCTGCCATTGGGGTTTACCCAAGGCAAAGAATATGCAGAACTGGAATGGCCGATTGACATCCTGATTACGGTGGTCTGGGTTTCCTACGCGATCGTGTTTTTTGGCACGGTCGGCACCCGCAAAGTTCGTCATATTTATGTGGCGAACTGGTTTTTTGGCGCTTTCATTCTTGCTGTGGCGTTGCTGCATTTGGTTAACAGTGCCGCCATTCCCGCGGGCTACATGAAGTCGTACTCAGCGTATGCGGGTGTGCAGGATGCCATGGTGCAGTGGTGGTATGGCCACAACGCAGTTGGGTTCTTTTTGACGGCAGGCTTCCTGGGCATGATGTATTACTTCATTCCCAAGCAGGCTGAGCGGCCGGTGTATTCATACCGCCTGTCCATTGTTCACTTTTGGGCGCTGATCTTCACTTATATGTGGGCAGGCCCGCACCATCTGCACTACACCGCGCTGCCGGACTGGACGCAATCGGTGGGGATGGTGTTTTCCCTGATTTTGCTGGCACCAAGCTGGGGCGGCATGATCAACGGCATCATGACCTTGTCGGGTGCCTGGCACAAACTCCGTGATGATCCTATTCTGCGTTTCCTGATTGTGTCGCTGTCGTTTTATGGCATGTCGACCTTTGAAGGTCCGATGATGTCGATCAAGACCGTCAATGCCTTGTCGCACTACACCGACTGGACCGTGGGTCACGTGCACTCAGGAGCGCTGGGTTGGGTGGGTCTGGTGACCATGGGCTCCATGTACTACCTGATCCCGCGTCTGTTTGGCCAGAAGCAGATGTACAGCGTGAAGGCCATTGAGGTGCATTTCTGGACCGCGACGATTGGAATCGTGATCTACATCGCGGCCATGTGGATTGCCGGTGTGATGCAGGGTTTGATGTGGCGCTCGATCAACCCCGATGGCACCTTGACCTACACTTTTGTGGAATCCGTCAAGGCCACGTTCCCGTTTTATGTGTTGCGTTTGCTAGGTGGTCTTTTGTACCTCGGAGGCATGCTGGTCATGCTCTGGAACACGTTCAAGACGGCGACCAATGGCCGTTCCGTCACCGTGACCATTCCGGCCGCTGTTGCCCACGCTTGA
- a CDS encoding PAS domain S-box protein translates to MAQATTILVVEDALGDFGLIKSCLQQAGFCRDDHEPSLIWAKSLAQGIAQARQVRPDVILLKTSLPDSSGMSTVVAMNAALPNVPIIVLNGVDDDNFAIAALEAGAQDYLIRGQFDYKALGRTMRNALVRAKLESRLRLFEVALDSAANGIVITDVQGKIEWANLAFTQMTGYCVEEALGCNPSQLVSSGKHDGAFYRHMWATILSGQVWRGELINRRKDGSFYDEAMAIAPVTASDGSIRNFVAIKQDITESKAAELLIQKSEQQLELALAGSGLGLWDWHVGSGEFATSARWCAMLGYGQDEIEPNIRSLEKLVHPKDWPLVCAARDAHLSGETRAYESEHRMRHKDGHWVWVLERGKVVVRDADGGPLRAAGTQLDISDNKRLNQEGSELLRRIESLMREVSKPPALVERERSGELDRSARISARQRQVLELVAMGCTSAQIAEKLQISPATVVTHRRDLMGKLDLHTVAELTRYAMQSKLGSE, encoded by the coding sequence ATGGCTCAAGCCACAACCATCCTCGTGGTGGAGGATGCGTTGGGCGACTTTGGTTTGATCAAATCCTGTCTGCAACAAGCCGGATTCTGCCGAGACGACCATGAGCCTTCTCTGATATGGGCAAAATCTCTGGCGCAAGGTATTGCGCAAGCGCGTCAGGTCAGGCCCGACGTCATTCTGCTCAAGACTTCCTTGCCTGATTCATCCGGGATGTCCACCGTGGTGGCGATGAACGCTGCCTTACCCAATGTGCCCATCATTGTGCTCAACGGCGTCGATGACGATAACTTTGCCATTGCCGCCCTCGAGGCCGGTGCGCAGGACTATTTGATCAGAGGCCAGTTTGATTACAAAGCCTTGGGACGCACCATGCGCAACGCGCTGGTGCGTGCGAAACTTGAGTCGCGTTTGCGACTGTTTGAAGTTGCCCTGGATTCGGCTGCGAATGGCATTGTGATCACCGACGTCCAGGGGAAAATTGAGTGGGCCAACCTGGCCTTCACTCAGATGACCGGCTATTGTGTTGAGGAGGCGCTCGGCTGCAATCCGAGCCAGTTGGTGAGTTCCGGCAAGCATGATGGCGCGTTTTACCGGCACATGTGGGCGACCATCCTCTCGGGGCAGGTCTGGCGCGGCGAACTCATCAACCGGCGCAAGGACGGCTCCTTCTATGACGAGGCCATGGCGATTGCGCCAGTGACTGCGAGCGACGGTTCGATTCGTAACTTTGTTGCCATCAAGCAAGACATCACCGAAAGCAAGGCCGCCGAGCTGCTGATTCAGAAAAGCGAGCAGCAGTTGGAATTGGCGCTGGCCGGCTCCGGCCTGGGTCTGTGGGACTGGCATGTCGGCAGTGGCGAGTTTGCGACCAGTGCGCGCTGGTGTGCCATGCTGGGCTACGGCCAGGATGAGATCGAACCTAACATCCGCAGCCTGGAGAAGCTGGTGCACCCGAAGGATTGGCCACTGGTCTGTGCCGCGCGGGACGCACACTTGAGCGGCGAAACGCGCGCTTATGAATCCGAACACCGGATGCGCCACAAAGACGGCCATTGGGTCTGGGTGCTGGAACGGGGCAAGGTGGTTGTCCGCGACGCCGACGGGGGCCCCTTGCGTGCTGCCGGTACGCAGCTCGATATCAGCGACAACAAGCGTCTCAATCAGGAGGGTTCTGAGTTGCTGCGGCGCATTGAGTCGCTGATGCGTGAGGTCAGCAAGCCGCCTGCACTTGTCGAGCGCGAGCGGTCAGGTGAGTTGGATAGGTCGGCGCGCATTAGCGCCCGTCAACGTCAGGTCCTTGAGCTCGTCGCCATGGGGTGCACATCCGCACAAATCGCAGAGAAATTGCAAATCTCGCCTGCCACCGTGGTGACCCACCGACGCGATCTGATGGGCAAACTCGATTTGCACACTGTTGCCGAACTGACACGCTATGCGATGCAGAGCAAGCTGGGTTCAGAATAG
- a CDS encoding cbb3-type cytochrome oxidase subunit 3 yields MELDINTLRSMATVVSFITFIGIIVWAYSRRNAADFEEAANLPFEQD; encoded by the coding sequence ATGGAACTCGATATCAACACCCTTCGTTCGATGGCCACGGTGGTTAGCTTCATCACATTTATTGGCATCATTGTGTGGGCTTACTCCCGCCGAAATGCGGCTGATTTCGAGGAAGCCGCGAACCTACCTTTTGAACAAGACTGA
- the ccoS gene encoding cbb3-type cytochrome oxidase assembly protein CcoS: protein MDILYLLIPLSVILVFFILAGLWWAIYRGQFEDIESEGERILKDS, encoded by the coding sequence ATGGACATACTGTATTTGTTGATTCCGTTGTCCGTCATTCTGGTGTTTTTCATCCTCGCTGGACTGTGGTGGGCGATTTACCGTGGTCAATTTGAGGATATCGAGTCTGAAGGTGAAAGAATTCTCAAGGATTCATGA
- the ccoP gene encoding cytochrome-c oxidase, cbb3-type subunit III, with product MSDFTSNFWSIYVAGITIVSIVACLLLLILTGKSKGMSTSDNTTGHVWDGDLREMNNPLPRWWAWLFVITIVFSFIYLALYPGLGTYGGKLGWTSVGQHQAEVDKGNAEVAPLYAKFSAMKPEDVAKDAQAMAIGERLFMNNCAQCHGSDARGNKGFPNLTDNDWLGGGTPEIIKADITKGRIAVMPPMAAAVGTAEDVKNLAQYVLSLSGSPHDSVQAALGKEKFAVCAACHGIDGKGNQTLGSANLTDNIWLHGYGEAAIVAMINEGKTNQMPAQADKLTEAQVHVLASYVWGLSNKGGIAAQ from the coding sequence ATGAGCGACTTTACAAGCAATTTCTGGTCGATATATGTCGCCGGAATCACCATCGTCAGTATCGTGGCCTGTTTGCTGCTGCTGATATTGACCGGCAAGTCCAAAGGCATGTCGACCAGCGATAACACTACCGGGCATGTGTGGGATGGCGATTTGCGGGAGATGAACAACCCCCTGCCGCGCTGGTGGGCCTGGTTGTTTGTCATCACGATTGTTTTTTCCTTCATCTATCTGGCGCTGTATCCAGGGCTAGGCACTTATGGCGGCAAGTTGGGCTGGACGTCCGTTGGGCAACACCAGGCGGAGGTCGATAAAGGCAATGCCGAGGTCGCCCCCTTGTATGCCAAATTTTCAGCCATGAAACCCGAAGACGTGGCCAAAGATGCACAGGCCATGGCTATTGGTGAGCGTTTGTTCATGAACAACTGCGCCCAGTGCCACGGCTCTGATGCTCGCGGCAACAAGGGTTTTCCGAACCTGACTGACAACGATTGGTTGGGTGGCGGTACGCCGGAGATTATCAAAGCCGACATCACCAAGGGTCGTATTGCCGTGATGCCACCGATGGCAGCGGCTGTCGGCACGGCAGAAGATGTCAAGAACCTGGCACAGTATGTGTTGAGCCTGTCTGGTAGCCCACACGATTCTGTTCAGGCAGCCCTCGGTAAGGAAAAATTTGCTGTCTGCGCCGCTTGTCACGGTATCGACGGTAAGGGTAACCAGACACTTGGTTCAGCCAACTTGACAGACAACATTTGGTTGCACGGCTATGGCGAGGCTGCCATTGTTGCCATGATCAATGAGGGCAAGACAAACCAGATGCCCGCCCAGGCTGATAAGTTGACAGAGGCTCAGGTTCACGTGTTGGCTTCTTATGTTTGGGGGCTTTCCAACAAGGGCGGTATCGCCGCTCAGTAA
- a CDS encoding heavy metal translocating P-type ATPase, translating into MSIASPAVAVAAPPVPINPDDSSPAQAPGSEAAVERLRLLDDPQEWSAFSRPDVKRANYWESNILIEGMHCAACALTLEDALLGVPGVVTADVSAGSHRARVVWSADAVRPSDWMGAVQAAGYRAVPANDAFARERRKTEARKALWRLLVAGLCMMQVMMYAYPAYVAEPGDLTAEMEQLLRWASWVLTLPVVLFSCGPFFGSAMRDVLHRRISMDLPVALGMLITFAVSTAGTFEPLGIFGREVYFDSLTMFVFFLLSGRWLELRLRDRTAGALEVLMNRLPDSVARRAGDGTYERVPVRRLVAGDVMRILPGETFPADGVVLQGETTVDEALLTGESRPVARGVGAAVIAGSHNLSTVVQVRVERLGHQTRFAQIVALMESASTTKPPIARLADRIAKPFLLAVLLAAGLAAAFWWGRGPGHALMVAVAVLVVTCPCALSLATPAAMLAAAGTLARRGVLVRRLEAFEALAAIDTVVFDKTGTLTRDAMVLGDVQTRAGVAPEQALAMAATLAHYSLHPVSRALVLAAVGAASSAPWQAEGVRELAGAGVSGRVRSDSAGGAPIELRLGSADFCGVEIARPDTLQACLSDAQGWLATFEFHEDLRSDAIATVAALQGAGIAVHLLSGDSLSAAARVAAQVGITAFKGACSPQDKLDFLRSAQQQGHRVAVVGDGLNDGPVLAGAHVSFAFGQAVPLAQAQADFIVLGDQIGAVAQALSLARRTLRVVRQNLWWAAGYNAVCVPLAMVGWMPAWLAGLGMGMSSLLVVLNALRLSYGAKPAKTPLPCHDLAGVQ; encoded by the coding sequence ATGTCAATTGCCAGTCCGGCCGTCGCCGTCGCGGCGCCACCTGTCCCGATCAATCCAGATGACAGCAGTCCAGCCCAAGCGCCAGGTTCTGAGGCGGCTGTAGAGAGGCTGCGGCTGCTGGATGACCCGCAGGAGTGGTCGGCCTTCAGTCGTCCTGATGTCAAGCGCGCCAATTATTGGGAGTCCAACATCCTGATTGAAGGCATGCACTGCGCGGCCTGTGCCTTGACGCTTGAAGATGCGTTGCTGGGCGTGCCGGGCGTGGTGACGGCCGACGTCAGTGCTGGCAGCCATCGTGCGCGCGTCGTCTGGTCGGCAGATGCGGTGCGCCCGTCGGACTGGATGGGTGCGGTGCAAGCGGCCGGTTACCGTGCTGTGCCGGCCAACGATGCGTTTGCCCGCGAGCGCCGAAAAACCGAAGCGCGCAAGGCGCTTTGGCGCCTGCTGGTGGCCGGGCTGTGCATGATGCAGGTGATGATGTACGCCTACCCGGCCTACGTCGCAGAGCCTGGTGATTTGACGGCCGAAATGGAGCAACTGCTGCGCTGGGCGTCCTGGGTGTTGACGCTGCCGGTGGTCCTGTTCTCCTGCGGGCCGTTCTTTGGCAGTGCCATGCGCGACGTGTTGCATCGCCGCATCAGCATGGATTTGCCGGTGGCCTTGGGCATGCTGATTACTTTTGCCGTTAGCACCGCTGGCACGTTTGAGCCGCTGGGTATTTTTGGTCGTGAGGTCTATTTCGACTCGCTCACCATGTTTGTTTTCTTCCTGTTGTCTGGCCGCTGGCTGGAATTGCGCCTGCGGGATCGAACCGCCGGCGCGCTGGAAGTCTTGATGAACCGCTTGCCCGACAGCGTGGCGCGCCGGGCTGGAGACGGAACTTATGAACGTGTGCCGGTGCGCCGCCTAGTGGCGGGCGACGTCATGCGAATCCTGCCGGGTGAGACTTTTCCGGCTGATGGTGTGGTGCTGCAAGGCGAGACAACGGTCGATGAGGCCTTGCTCACGGGCGAGTCGCGCCCGGTCGCGCGTGGCGTTGGCGCGGCGGTGATCGCCGGCAGCCATAACCTCTCAACCGTGGTTCAGGTTCGGGTCGAGCGACTCGGCCATCAAACCCGTTTTGCCCAGATTGTGGCGTTGATGGAAAGCGCGTCAACAACCAAGCCACCGATCGCGCGCCTGGCGGATCGCATTGCCAAGCCTTTTTTGTTGGCGGTCCTGTTGGCCGCGGGTCTGGCTGCTGCTTTCTGGTGGGGGCGGGGACCGGGCCATGCGCTGATGGTGGCGGTGGCGGTGCTGGTTGTGACCTGCCCTTGTGCCTTGTCATTGGCAACGCCGGCTGCCATGTTGGCGGCAGCGGGCACTTTGGCGCGACGGGGCGTGCTGGTACGTCGACTGGAGGCCTTTGAGGCGTTGGCGGCGATTGACACGGTGGTGTTTGATAAAACGGGCACCTTGACGCGTGATGCCATGGTATTGGGGGACGTTCAGACGCGAGCGGGCGTTGCCCCAGAGCAGGCGCTGGCCATGGCGGCCACTTTGGCGCACTATTCACTGCACCCGGTATCGCGGGCCTTGGTACTGGCGGCGGTCGGGGCCGCAAGCTCTGCGCCCTGGCAGGCCGAAGGCGTGCGCGAGTTGGCAGGCGCCGGGGTGTCGGGCCGGGTCCGGTCTGACAGCGCCGGCGGTGCACCGATTGAGCTGCGGCTGGGTTCTGCTGACTTCTGTGGTGTTGAGATTGCCCGGCCAGACACCTTGCAGGCCTGCCTGAGCGACGCGCAGGGCTGGCTGGCGACTTTTGAATTTCATGAAGATCTGCGATCGGATGCGATCGCGACGGTGGCGGCCCTGCAGGGTGCGGGCATCGCGGTGCACCTGTTGTCAGGCGATAGTCTGTCGGCCGCGGCCAGGGTTGCCGCTCAGGTTGGCATCACAGCGTTCAAGGGCGCCTGTTCACCGCAGGACAAGCTCGATTTCTTGCGTAGTGCCCAACAACAGGGGCACAGGGTGGCCGTCGTGGGGGATGGTCTTAATGATGGCCCGGTGCTGGCCGGCGCCCACGTGTCGTTCGCCTTTGGGCAGGCGGTGCCATTGGCGCAGGCGCAGGCGGACTTTATTGTGCTGGGTGATCAAATCGGTGCGGTGGCGCAAGCGCTGAGTCTGGCTCGTCGTACCCTGCGTGTGGTGCGGCAAAATCTCTGGTGGGCGGCCGGGTACAACGCGGTGTGTGTGCCGCTGGCTATGGTGGGGTGGATGCCAGCTTGGCTGGCGGGTCTGGGTATGGGCATGAGTTCCTTGTTGGTGGTACTCAACGCCTTGCGGTTATCCTATGGTGCGAAGCCTGCAAAAACACCCCTGCCTTGCCATGACTTGGCGGGTGTGCAATGA
- the fnr gene encoding fumarate/nitrate reduction transcriptional regulator Fnr: MNPHTIKVACSNCNLRELCMPLGLSEEELDLIDDMVAARRTVKRGSLLFRNGEKFTSLYAIRTGFFKTCVASEDGRDQVTGFQMAGEVVGLDGIVNDYHTCDAVALEDAEVCVMPFDRIEELSRAVNSLQRHVHKIMSREIVREHGVMLLLGSMRAEERLATFLLNLVQRLHARGFSQSELILRMTREEIGSFLGLKLETVSRTFSRFAEEGIVEVKQRHVRILNTDALKDIVNPKSGAGTA; the protein is encoded by the coding sequence ATGAACCCTCACACCATCAAAGTCGCATGCTCAAACTGTAACTTGCGGGAGCTGTGCATGCCCTTGGGCCTGAGTGAAGAAGAACTCGATTTGATCGATGACATGGTCGCCGCGCGGCGCACGGTCAAGCGTGGCTCTCTTCTTTTTCGCAATGGCGAGAAGTTCACCAGCCTGTATGCCATTCGCACCGGTTTCTTCAAAACCTGTGTAGCCTCCGAGGATGGACGGGATCAGGTAACGGGCTTCCAAATGGCCGGCGAAGTCGTGGGTCTCGACGGAATCGTCAACGACTACCACACGTGCGACGCCGTTGCCCTGGAAGACGCTGAGGTCTGTGTCATGCCATTTGATCGTATTGAAGAGCTGTCACGCGCAGTCAATTCACTCCAGCGCCACGTCCACAAGATCATGAGCCGCGAGATCGTACGCGAGCACGGAGTGATGCTGCTGTTGGGCAGCATGCGCGCAGAGGAGCGTCTGGCTACCTTCCTTTTGAATCTGGTTCAGCGACTGCACGCCCGCGGCTTCTCGCAGTCAGAATTGATACTCCGCATGACGCGCGAAGAAATTGGCAGTTTTTTGGGTTTGAAACTCGAAACCGTGAGCCGCACATTTTCAAGATTCGCTGAAGAAGGCATCGTGGAAGTCAAACAACGTCATGTCCGCATCCTCAACACGGACGCGTTGAAGGATATTGTCAATCCAAAATCCGGTGCCGGAACAGCCTGA
- the ccoG gene encoding cytochrome c oxidase accessory protein CcoG → MNNKAFGNYKVIPIVHQEGFEPPRPPESADDGMLSLYASHQTIYPRSVSGLFSNWRWGMVWLTQIIFYGLPWLEWGQRQAVLFDLASRRFYIFGLVLYPQDFIYLTGILVISALSLFLFTAVAGRLWCGYACPQTVYTEIFLWIEKKVEGDRSARLRRDAQPWSLDRGMRKSTKHFLWLAVAFWTGFTFVGYFTPIKQHGVDLLQMSMGSWEVFWTFFYGFATYGNAGFMREQVCKHMCPYARFQSAMFDKDTLIVTYDTERGEPRGARSRKADPAQLNLGACVDCSLCVQVCPTGIDIRKGLQYECIGCGACADVCDEVMDKMGYARGLVKYTTEHAMQEHWTQSQTLRHVLRPRILVYTAILATIVIAMVTSLALRKPFRVDVIRDRGVMARVVEAGKIENVYRLQVMNATETDQRFKVTVSGLPGLEVTSDNELTVPAAQARWLVVRTQLPPEVAPPGSHPIKFEIESIDMHVHDAEKSVFLVPQ, encoded by the coding sequence TTGAACAATAAGGCATTCGGCAATTACAAGGTCATCCCCATCGTTCATCAAGAAGGCTTTGAGCCGCCGCGTCCGCCCGAATCAGCGGATGACGGCATGCTCTCCCTGTACGCCTCGCACCAGACGATTTATCCGCGCAGTGTCTCGGGCCTGTTCTCCAACTGGCGCTGGGGCATGGTCTGGCTGACCCAGATCATCTTTTACGGTCTGCCCTGGCTGGAGTGGGGCCAGCGCCAGGCCGTCCTGTTTGACCTGGCCTCCAGGCGCTTCTACATCTTTGGCCTGGTGCTGTACCCGCAGGACTTCATCTACCTCACCGGTATTCTGGTCATCTCGGCCCTGTCGCTGTTTCTCTTTACGGCAGTGGCCGGGCGCCTGTGGTGTGGTTACGCCTGTCCACAGACGGTCTATACCGAAATTTTCCTCTGGATCGAGAAAAAGGTCGAGGGGGATCGCTCAGCGCGCCTGCGCCGCGACGCCCAGCCTTGGTCGCTGGACAGGGGCATGCGCAAATCCACCAAGCATTTCCTGTGGCTGGCCGTGGCGTTTTGGACCGGCTTTACCTTTGTCGGTTATTTCACACCGATCAAACAACATGGCGTCGACCTCCTGCAGATGAGCATGGGCTCCTGGGAAGTGTTCTGGACCTTCTTCTATGGCTTCGCCACCTACGGCAACGCCGGCTTCATGCGCGAGCAGGTCTGCAAGCACATGTGCCCCTATGCGCGCTTTCAAAGCGCCATGTTTGATAAAGACACGCTGATCGTCACCTACGACACCGAGCGCGGCGAGCCCCGCGGGGCCCGCTCACGCAAGGCCGATCCCGCCCAGTTGAACCTGGGTGCCTGCGTCGATTGCAGCCTGTGTGTCCAGGTCTGTCCGACCGGCATTGATATCCGCAAAGGCCTGCAATATGAGTGCATCGGCTGTGGTGCCTGCGCCGATGTCTGTGACGAAGTGATGGACAAAATGGGTTACGCACGCGGCCTGGTCAAGTACACCACCGAACACGCCATGCAGGAGCATTGGACCCAGTCGCAAACCTTGCGTCACGTGCTGCGCCCACGCATTCTGGTCTACACCGCCATTCTGGCGACGATTGTGATCGCGATGGTGACCAGTCTGGCGCTGCGCAAACCGTTCAGGGTTGATGTGATCCGGGATCGCGGTGTCATGGCGCGCGTGGTCGAGGCGGGCAAGATTGAGAACGTCTACCGTCTGCAAGTCATGAACGCCACTGAAACGGATCAGCGCTTCAAAGTCACGGTGTCTGGTCTACCTGGGCTTGAAGTAACCTCGGACAACGAATTGACGGTACCCGCAGCGCAGGCGCGCTGGCTGGTGGTGCGGACCCAGTTGCCACCCGAAGTGGCGCCGCCCGGCTCACATCCGATCAAATTCGAAATTGAATCAATTGACATGCATGTCCATGATGCAGAAAAATCCGTGTTTTTGGTGCCGCAATAA
- the ccoO gene encoding cytochrome-c oxidase, cbb3-type subunit II, translating into MANNKASGALSHERIETNNFLMIVLILLVLLVGGLVEIVPLFFQKSTTEPVKGLQPYTALQLAGRDIYTREGCYNCHSQMIRPFRAETLRYGHYSVAGEFVYDHPFQWGSKRTGPDLHRVGGKYSDKWHTTHLNNPRDLVPESNMPAYPWLLRDSVDADSMPAHMKALRIVGVPYTDEQIAKSSEELRGKKEVEAVIAYLQVLGTLVK; encoded by the coding sequence ATGGCAAACAACAAGGCAAGCGGCGCACTGTCGCACGAAAGAATCGAAACCAACAACTTCCTGATGATCGTTTTGATCTTGCTGGTGTTGCTGGTGGGTGGCTTGGTGGAAATTGTTCCGCTGTTTTTCCAGAAGTCCACGACTGAGCCGGTCAAGGGCCTGCAGCCTTACACGGCACTCCAGTTGGCGGGGCGTGACATTTACACTCGAGAGGGTTGCTACAACTGCCACTCACAAATGATTCGACCGTTCCGCGCCGAAACCCTGCGTTACGGCCACTATTCCGTAGCGGGCGAATTTGTCTACGACCATCCATTTCAATGGGGCAGCAAGCGCACCGGTCCTGATCTGCATCGCGTCGGTGGCAAGTACAGCGATAAGTGGCACACAACGCACCTGAACAATCCGCGGGATTTGGTGCCTGAATCGAATATGCCGGCTTATCCATGGCTTCTCAGAGACTCTGTCGATGCGGATTCGATGCCGGCGCACATGAAAGCATTGCGGATCGTCGGCGTGCCTTATACCGATGAGCAAATAGCCAAGTCATCGGAAGAGTTGAGAGGCAAGAAAGAAGTTGAGGCCGTCATTGCCTATTTGCAGGTTTTAGGAACCTTGGTCAAGTAA
- a CDS encoding FixH family protein: protein MKNDTLKSPEPWWKFGYVWLVVAGPAIVVVAAFVTLYLAVTRPDPVITEDYYRQGIEINKTLGDDAQAASMAPALQARNHAQTGFVTGSKAVHRP from the coding sequence ATGAAAAACGATACCCTCAAATCTCCTGAACCCTGGTGGAAGTTTGGCTATGTTTGGCTGGTCGTGGCTGGTCCGGCTATCGTGGTCGTGGCCGCTTTTGTTACTTTGTATCTTGCCGTGACGAGACCTGATCCGGTCATTACCGAAGACTATTACCGCCAGGGGATTGAAATCAACAAGACATTGGGAGATGATGCGCAGGCTGCCAGCATGGCACCAGCCCTGCAGGCCCGTAACCATGCGCAGACTGGCTTTGTCACCGGTTCCAAAGCTGTCCATAGGCCTTGA